One segment of Fusarium oxysporum f. sp. lycopersici 4287 chromosome 7, whole genome shotgun sequence DNA contains the following:
- a CDS encoding imidazole glycerol phosphate synthase hisHF: MPTVHLLDYVAGNIRSLVNAIEKSGYEVEWVRSPEDVPKAEKLILPGVGHFGHCLSQLSQAGYLEPVRKHIADGKPFFAVCVGLQALFEGSVEDPDVPGLGVVPVSLDRFEDSSKSVPHIGWNNAFTAGRAMYDLQPDSKYYYVHSYKCPYKPGELESQGWTVATGTYGTETFVGAIAKGNIFATQFHPEKSGTAGLKTIRAFLTGEGAKNLGTVVDEAVANAPIKFEDSLTRRVIACLDVRTNDQGDLVVTKGDQYDVREKGDDRNVRNLGKPVEMAKKYYESGADEVTFLNITSFRDCPVADLPMLEILRQTSRTVFVPLTIGGGIRDTMDTDGTKVSALEIASMYFKSGADKVSIGSDAVLAAEEYYSIGRKLFGNTAIEQISRAYGNQAVVVSVDPKRVYVPKPDATRHNIIKTQFPGPKGEEYCWYACTIKGGRETRDMDVVELAQAVEAMGAGEILLNCIDKDGTNSGFDHELINQVKGAIKIPVIASSGAGNPAHFEEVFEKTTTDAALGAGMFHRGEYTVKQVKDYLKEKGLKVRQFEE, translated from the exons ATGCCCACTGTTCATCTCTTGGACTATGTCGCCGGCAACATCAGGAGCCTGGTAAATGCCATTGAGAAGTCTGGCTACGAAGTAGAATGGGTCAGATCGCCGGAGGACGTTCCAAAGGCAGAG AAACTCATCCTCCCCGGTGTCGGCCACTTTGGTCATTGTCTATCCCAACTGTCCCAAGCTGGCTATCTTGAGCCAGTTCGAAAGCACATTGCTGATGGAAAGCCATTCTTCGCTGTATGTGTCGGCTTACAAGCCCTATTCGAGGGTTCTGTAGAGGACCCCGATGTCCCCGGCCTCGGAGTCGTTCCAGTTTCCTTGGACCGTTTCGAAGACTCAAGTAAATCCGTCCCCCACATCGGGTGGAACAATGCTTTCACAGCTGGACGAGCCATGTACGATCTTCAACCAGACTCGAAGTACTACTATGTTCACTCTTACAAATGCCCCTACAAGCCGGGCGAGCTTGAGTCCCAGGGATGGACTGTCGCTACTGGAACCTATGGCACCGAGACTTTCGTAGGCGCCATTGCGAAGGGAAACATTTTTGCAACCCAATTTCACCCCGAAAAGTCTGGTACTGCAGGTTTAAAAACCATCAGGGCTTTCCTCACAGGTGAAGGCGCGAAGAATCTTGGTACCgtggttgatgaggctgtcgCCAATGCCCCGATCAAGTTCGAGGACAGCTTAACACGGCGAGTCATAGCCTGCCTAGATGTGAGGACAAATGACCAGGGTGACTTGGTTGTTACAAAGGGTGATCAGTACGATGTTCGCGAGAAGGGTGATGATCGCAACGTGCGAAACCTCGGCAAGCCTGTCGAGATGGCTAAGAAATACTACGAATCCGGCGCCGACGAAGTGACTTTCCTTAACATCACTTCTTTCCGAGATTGCCCTGTTGCCGATCTCCCTATGCTCGAGATTCTTCGTCAAACGTCTCGCACCGTCTTTGTGCCCTTGACTATCGGCGGTGGTATTCGTGACACCATGGATACTGACGGCACAAAGGTGTCGGCGCTTGAGATCGCTAGCATGTATTTCAAGTCTGGCGCTGACAAGGTCTCAATCGGTTCCGATGCCgttcttgctgctgaggagtACTACTCTATAGGCCGCAAGCTCTTCGGCAATACTGCCATTGAGCAGATCTCGCGCGCCTATGGCAACCAAGCCGTCGTTGTGAGCGTTGATCCCAAGCGTGTCTATGTTCCCAAGCCTGATGCCACCCGTCACAACATCATAAAGACACAGTTCCCTGGTCCTAAGGGCGAGGAATACTGTTGGTACGCTTGCACAATCAAGGGTGGTCGTGAGACTCGTGACATGGATGTTGTCGAGCTTGCCCAAGCCGTTGAAGCAATGGGAGCCGGAGAGATTCTTCTTAACTGCATTGACAAGGACGGTACCAATAGTGGGTTTGACCATGAGCTCATCAACCAGGTGAAGGGAGCTATCAAGATCCCCGTCATTGCCTCAAGCGGTGCTGGTAACCCGGCTCATTTCGAGGAAGTCTTTGAGAAGACTACTACGGACGCTGCTTTGGGTGCCGGTATGTTCCACCGCGGCGAGTACACCGTTAAACAGGTAAAGGACTACTTGAAGGAAAAGGGTCTCAAAGTTAGACAATTTGAGGAATGA
- a CDS encoding guanine nucleotide-binding protein alpha-2 subunit has product MCFGSRDKGDRGLARSRDIDKQLRQDEKKLSKEVKLLLLGAGESGKSTVLKQMKLIYSQGFSKNEKLEWKPVIFSNIVQSFKVIAEAMNEHDLQFDNPDNEKHMAHILVDHEISPHDPMPADYLEPIKALWVDNGVRAAIGMGNEYALHDNLTYFIEDIDRLWGEDYVPDDQDLLRSRLRTTGITETIFDLGQLTYRMFDVGGQRSERKKWIHCFENVNCLLFLVAISGYDQCLVEDKDGNQMNEALMLWESIANSHWFARSALILFLNKMDLFKEKLPKSPITNHGFTDYHGPKDDYKAASKYFLDKFKALNRNTEKEIYGHFTNATDTNLLKITMASVQDMIIQRNLKQLIL; this is encoded by the exons ATGTGCTTTGGAAGTCGGGATAAGGGCGATCGCGGTCTTGCGCGATCTCGTGATATCGACAAGCAGCTTCGccaggatgagaagaagctatCCAAGGAGGTCAAGCTCCTCTTGCTAG GTGCTGGAGAATCTGGAAAGTCAACTGTCCTCAAGCAGATGAAGCTTATTTACTCTCAAGGCTTCAGCAAAAATGAGAAGCTGGAATGGAAGCCCGTCATCTTTAGCAACATTGTTCAGTCTTTCAAAGTTATTGCCGAAGCAATGAATGAGCACGATCTCCAATTCGACAACCCCGACAACGAG AAACATATGGCCCACATCCTTGTCGACCACGAAATTAGCCCTCACGACCCTATGCCTGCTGACTATCTTGAGCCCATCAAAGCCCTGTGGGTCGACAATGGTGTTCGAGCGGCCATTGGGATGGGCAACGAATATGCGTTACATGACAACCTAACCTA TTTCATTGAGGACATCGATAGACTCTGGGGAGAGGACTATGTCCCCGATgatcaagatcttcttcgATCGCGATTGCGAACTACTGGTATCACAGAGACCATCTTCGACCTCGGCCAACTGACCTACCGAATGTTTGATGTTGGTGGCCAGCGTTCAGAACGAAAGAAGTGGATTCACTGCTTCGAGAATGTCAACTGCCTATTGTTCTTGGTCGCAATTAGCGGTTATGATCAGTGCTTGGTTGAGGACAAGGATGGG AACCAAATGAATGAGGCGCTCATGCTTTGGGAGTCGATTGCCAACTCCCATTGGTTTGCCAGATCAGCGCTGATCCTCTTCCTGAATAAGATGGATCTgttcaaggagaagctccCCAAGAGCCCTATTACGAATCACGGGTTCACCGATTACCACGGACCTAAGGACGATTATAAGGCGGCGAGCAAGTACTTCCTGGACAAGTTCAAGGCTTTGAACCGAAACACCGAGAAGGAGATTTATGGCCATTTCACCAATGCTACCGATACGAACCTGCTCAAAATCACTATGGCCTCAGTCCAGGACATGATCATCCAACGCAACCTCAAACAGCTCATTCTCTAA
- a CDS encoding guanine nucleotide-binding protein alpha-2 subunit → MRLTRHARPTGAGESGKSTVLKQMKLIYSQGFSKNEKLEWKPVIFSNIVQSFKVIAEAMNEHDLQFDNPDNEKHMAHILVDHEISPHDPMPADYLEPIKALWVDNGVRAAIGMGNEYALHDNLTYFIEDIDRLWGEDYVPDDQDLLRSRLRTTGITETIFDLGQLTYRMFDVGGQRSERKKWIHCFENVNCLLFLVAISGYDQCLVEDKDGNQMNEALMLWESIANSHWFARSALILFLNKMDLFKEKLPKSPITNHGFTDYHGPKDDYKAASKYFLDKFKALNRNTEKEIYGHFTNATDTNLLKITMASVQDMIIQRNLKQLIL, encoded by the exons ATGAGACTGACACGCCATGCGCGTCCAACAGGTGCTGGAGAATCTGGAAAGTCAACTGTCCTCAAGCAGATGAAGCTTATTTACTCTCAAGGCTTCAGCAAAAATGAGAAGCTGGAATGGAAGCCCGTCATCTTTAGCAACATTGTTCAGTCTTTCAAAGTTATTGCCGAAGCAATGAATGAGCACGATCTCCAATTCGACAACCCCGACAACGAG AAACATATGGCCCACATCCTTGTCGACCACGAAATTAGCCCTCACGACCCTATGCCTGCTGACTATCTTGAGCCCATCAAAGCCCTGTGGGTCGACAATGGTGTTCGAGCGGCCATTGGGATGGGCAACGAATATGCGTTACATGACAACCTAACCTA TTTCATTGAGGACATCGATAGACTCTGGGGAGAGGACTATGTCCCCGATgatcaagatcttcttcgATCGCGATTGCGAACTACTGGTATCACAGAGACCATCTTCGACCTCGGCCAACTGACCTACCGAATGTTTGATGTTGGTGGCCAGCGTTCAGAACGAAAGAAGTGGATTCACTGCTTCGAGAATGTCAACTGCCTATTGTTCTTGGTCGCAATTAGCGGTTATGATCAGTGCTTGGTTGAGGACAAGGATGGG AACCAAATGAATGAGGCGCTCATGCTTTGGGAGTCGATTGCCAACTCCCATTGGTTTGCCAGATCAGCGCTGATCCTCTTCCTGAATAAGATGGATCTgttcaaggagaagctccCCAAGAGCCCTATTACGAATCACGGGTTCACCGATTACCACGGACCTAAGGACGATTATAAGGCGGCGAGCAAGTACTTCCTGGACAAGTTCAAGGCTTTGAACCGAAACACCGAGAAGGAGATTTATGGCCATTTCACCAATGCTACCGATACGAACCTGCTCAAAATCACTATGGCCTCAGTCCAGGACATGATCATCCAACGCAACCTCAAACAGCTCATTCTCTAA
- a CDS encoding glutamate-cysteine ligase, with product MGLLALGTALDWPDAKKRAPQVREWGIKQLLEIWNKAKGKERDALLWGDEVEYLVVVYSEDNQRVLLSLRQAEILEALATDKELEKQGGCVPDLQDVDTADAKKKERTIPVFHPEFGRFMLEATPGKPWGIGFKELLDVEPDMKLRRKIAKEHMLSTEYPITLTTYPQIGVPGQFTDPYFPPSGPRLRSQFVPDEIANPHIRFPTLAANIRSRRGRKVQVNVPIYHDKNTPRPWKDPTVDFDKHDWPEDDDVRNGAAPDDFIHMDAMAFGMGSCCLQITFQAKNITEGRMLYDQLSPLGPIMLALTAATPVYKGFLANTDVRWNQISRSVDCRTPEELGEKVSALSCSTSRSALLTMEQPLTEGVRRIPKSRYASNSTYIAIDPRLRNEYLDPDLVYDSDIKRQLLEGGMDDRLATHFAHLFIRDPIVVFEEDLQELDLSKTDHFENIQSTNWQHMRFKPPPADNSIGWRVEFRSMEIQITDFENAAFSVFMVLVTRAILSFDLNFYIPIKKVDENMERAHAVDAVLKEKFYFRRNPFPSRPSRANTTFGDDSRPGSAHPSRPASPGGPVEHEFEEMTVDDIINGSESGEFPGLIPIVESYLDSVNVDVSTRCHLSTYLDLISRRASGNLDTTARWIRNFIDVHPSYKHDSVVNDEINHDLIGAVIAIGERETAGRDFAGLGIHGLERLLNGFRGGCGGSSTAPNGETNEAQADATNGSLKRKSEWIEGQETES from the exons ATGGGTCTTCT AGCCTTGGGAACAGCCCTCGATTGGCCTGATGCCAAGAAGCGCGCCCCTCAAGTCAGAGAATGGGGTATCAAG CAACTTCTGGAGATATggaacaaggccaagggaaAGGAGCGCGATGCTCTCCTCTGGGGCGACGAG GTCGAGTATCTTGTGGTAGTTTACTCAGAGGACAACCAGCGAGTGCTGTTATCTCTTCGTCAAGCAGAGATTCTTGAGGCACTGGCTACCGACAAGGAACTGGAAAAGCAAGGTGGTTGTGTcccagatcttcaagatgtgGATACAGCTGACGCGAAGAAAAA AGAGAGGACGATCCCCGTCTTTCACCCTGAGTTTGGACGTTTCATGCTGGAAGCGACCCCAGGTAAGCCTTGGGGTATCGGCTTCAAGGAGCTCCTCGACGTGGAACCAGACATGAAGTTGCGGAGAAAGATCGCCAAAGAGCACATGCTTTCAACTGAATATCCCATCACACTCACAACATACCCTCAAATCGGCGTTCCCGGACAATTCACCGATCCCTACTTTCCGCCCTCAGGACCGCGCCTTCGCTCTCAGTTTGTCCCGGATGAGATCGCCAACCCCCATATCAGATTCCCAACTCTAGCCGCGAACATACGATCTCGACGGGGCCGCAAGGTTCAGGTCAATGTTCCTATCTATCACGACAAGAACacaccaagaccctggaaGGATCCTACCGTGGACTTTGACAAGCATGACTGGCCCGAAGACGATGACGTACGAAATGGAGCTGCCCCTGACGACTTCATCCATATGGATGCCATGGCTTTCGGAATGGGTAGTTGTTGTCTCCAGATCACTTTCCAGGCCAAGAACATCACCGAAGGAAGAATGCTCTATGATCAGCTGAGCCCGCTTGGTCCTATCATGCTAGCATTGACTGCTGCTACACCTGTGTATAAGGGGTTCCTTGCCAACACCGACGTGCGGTGGAATCAGATCAGCCGCTCCGTGGACTGCAGAACCCCCGAGGAGTTGGGAGAAAAGGTAAGTGCACTCTCATGCTCTACAAGTCGATCAGCACTTCTCACAATGGAACAGCCCCTCACAGAAGGTGTTCGAAGGATACCAAAGTCACGATACGCCTCCAACTCAACATATATTGCCATAGACCCTCGGTTAAGGAACGAGTACCTCGACCCTGACCTGGTCTACGACTCTGACATCAAGCGGCAACTTCTCGAAGGGGGCATGGATGATCGATTGGCCACTCACTTCGCTCACCTTTTCATCCGAGACCCCATTGTTGTCTTTGAAGAGGATCTCCAGGAGTTGGACCTCAGCAAGACTGACCACTTTGAGAACATTCAGTCAACTAACTGGCAGCACATGCGTTTCAAGCCTCCGCCTGCTGACAATAGCATCGGCTGGCGAGTCGAGTTCCGCTCCATGGAGATTCAGATCACGGATTTCGAGAACGCGGCTTTCTCTGTCTTTATGGTCTTGGTCACACGTGCAATCCTGTCATTTGACCTCAACTTCTACATCCCTATCAAGAAGGTCGACGAAAACATGGAGCGTGCACACGCAGTTGACGCTGTTCTGAAGGAGAAGTTCTACTTCCGGCGCAATCCTTTCCCTAGCCGCCCCTCGAGAGCCAACACCACCTTTGGTGACGACAGTCGACCCGGCTCAGCACATCCTAGTCGGCCAGCATCACCTGGAGGCCCAGTGGAGCACGAATTTGAAGAGATGACAGTGGATGATATTATCAACGGCTCAGAGTCGGGAGAATTTCCCGGCTTGATCCCCATTGTCGAGAGCTATCTTGACAGCGTCAACGTCGATGTATCGACTCGATGCCATCTGTCTACATATCTCGATCTGATTTCACGGCGAGCTTCAGGAAATCTTGACACAACAGCCAGATGGATCCGCAACTTCATTGATGTGCACCCCAGTTACAAGCATGACAGCGTCGTCAACGATGAGATCAACCATGATCTTATCGGCGCCGTGATTGCCATCGGCGAGCGGGAGACGGCCGGCCGTGACTTTGCGGGTCTCGGGATCCACGGCCTAGAGCGCCTGTTGAACGGCTTCCGTGGAGGATGCGGCGGTTCAAGCACAGCACCCAACGGAGAGACCAACGAAGCACAGGCGGATGCCACTAACGGGTCACTGAAGCGCAAGAGCGAGTGGATTGAAGGCCAGGAGACTGAGTCATGA
- a CDS encoding glutamate-cysteine ligase, whose product MGLLALGTALDWPDAKKRAPQVREWGIKQLLEIWNKAKGKERDALLWGDEVEYLVVVYSEDNQRVLLSLRQAEILEALATDKELEKQGGCVPDLQDVDTADAKKKERTIPVFHPEFGRFMLEATPGKPWGIGFKELLDVEPDMKLRRKIAKEHMLSTEYPITLTTYPQIGVPGQFTDPYFPPSGPRLRSQFVPDEIANPHIRFPTLAANIRSRRGRKVQVNVPIYHDKNTPRPWKDPTVDFDKHDWPEDDDVRNGAAPDDFIHMDAMAFGMGSCCLQITFQAKNITEGRMLYDQLSPLGPIMLALTAATPVYKGFLANTDVRWNQISRSVDCRTPEELGEKPLTEGVRRIPKSRYASNSTYIAIDPRLRNEYLDPDLVYDSDIKRQLLEGGMDDRLATHFAHLFIRDPIVVFEEDLQELDLSKTDHFENIQSTNWQHMRFKPPPADNSIGWRVEFRSMEIQITDFENAAFSVFMVLVTRAILSFDLNFYIPIKKVDENMERAHAVDAVLKEKFYFRRNPFPSRPSRANTTFGDDSRPGSAHPSRPASPGGPVEHEFEEMTVDDIINGSESGEFPGLIPIVESYLDSVNVDVSTRCHLSTYLDLISRRASGNLDTTARWIRNFIDVHPSYKHDSVVNDEINHDLIGAVIAIGERETAGRDFAGLGIHGLERLLNGFRGGCGGSSTAPNGETNEAQADATNGSLKRKSEWIEGQETES is encoded by the exons ATGGGTCTTCT AGCCTTGGGAACAGCCCTCGATTGGCCTGATGCCAAGAAGCGCGCCCCTCAAGTCAGAGAATGGGGTATCAAG CAACTTCTGGAGATATggaacaaggccaagggaaAGGAGCGCGATGCTCTCCTCTGGGGCGACGAG GTCGAGTATCTTGTGGTAGTTTACTCAGAGGACAACCAGCGAGTGCTGTTATCTCTTCGTCAAGCAGAGATTCTTGAGGCACTGGCTACCGACAAGGAACTGGAAAAGCAAGGTGGTTGTGTcccagatcttcaagatgtgGATACAGCTGACGCGAAGAAAAA AGAGAGGACGATCCCCGTCTTTCACCCTGAGTTTGGACGTTTCATGCTGGAAGCGACCCCAGGTAAGCCTTGGGGTATCGGCTTCAAGGAGCTCCTCGACGTGGAACCAGACATGAAGTTGCGGAGAAAGATCGCCAAAGAGCACATGCTTTCAACTGAATATCCCATCACACTCACAACATACCCTCAAATCGGCGTTCCCGGACAATTCACCGATCCCTACTTTCCGCCCTCAGGACCGCGCCTTCGCTCTCAGTTTGTCCCGGATGAGATCGCCAACCCCCATATCAGATTCCCAACTCTAGCCGCGAACATACGATCTCGACGGGGCCGCAAGGTTCAGGTCAATGTTCCTATCTATCACGACAAGAACacaccaagaccctggaaGGATCCTACCGTGGACTTTGACAAGCATGACTGGCCCGAAGACGATGACGTACGAAATGGAGCTGCCCCTGACGACTTCATCCATATGGATGCCATGGCTTTCGGAATGGGTAGTTGTTGTCTCCAGATCACTTTCCAGGCCAAGAACATCACCGAAGGAAGAATGCTCTATGATCAGCTGAGCCCGCTTGGTCCTATCATGCTAGCATTGACTGCTGCTACACCTGTGTATAAGGGGTTCCTTGCCAACACCGACGTGCGGTGGAATCAGATCAGCCGCTCCGTGGACTGCAGAACCCCCGAGGAGTTGGGAGAAAAG CCCCTCACAGAAGGTGTTCGAAGGATACCAAAGTCACGATACGCCTCCAACTCAACATATATTGCCATAGACCCTCGGTTAAGGAACGAGTACCTCGACCCTGACCTGGTCTACGACTCTGACATCAAGCGGCAACTTCTCGAAGGGGGCATGGATGATCGATTGGCCACTCACTTCGCTCACCTTTTCATCCGAGACCCCATTGTTGTCTTTGAAGAGGATCTCCAGGAGTTGGACCTCAGCAAGACTGACCACTTTGAGAACATTCAGTCAACTAACTGGCAGCACATGCGTTTCAAGCCTCCGCCTGCTGACAATAGCATCGGCTGGCGAGTCGAGTTCCGCTCCATGGAGATTCAGATCACGGATTTCGAGAACGCGGCTTTCTCTGTCTTTATGGTCTTGGTCACACGTGCAATCCTGTCATTTGACCTCAACTTCTACATCCCTATCAAGAAGGTCGACGAAAACATGGAGCGTGCACACGCAGTTGACGCTGTTCTGAAGGAGAAGTTCTACTTCCGGCGCAATCCTTTCCCTAGCCGCCCCTCGAGAGCCAACACCACCTTTGGTGACGACAGTCGACCCGGCTCAGCACATCCTAGTCGGCCAGCATCACCTGGAGGCCCAGTGGAGCACGAATTTGAAGAGATGACAGTGGATGATATTATCAACGGCTCAGAGTCGGGAGAATTTCCCGGCTTGATCCCCATTGTCGAGAGCTATCTTGACAGCGTCAACGTCGATGTATCGACTCGATGCCATCTGTCTACATATCTCGATCTGATTTCACGGCGAGCTTCAGGAAATCTTGACACAACAGCCAGATGGATCCGCAACTTCATTGATGTGCACCCCAGTTACAAGCATGACAGCGTCGTCAACGATGAGATCAACCATGATCTTATCGGCGCCGTGATTGCCATCGGCGAGCGGGAGACGGCCGGCCGTGACTTTGCGGGTCTCGGGATCCACGGCCTAGAGCGCCTGTTGAACGGCTTCCGTGGAGGATGCGGCGGTTCAAGCACAGCACCCAACGGAGAGACCAACGAAGCACAGGCGGATGCCACTAACGGGTCACTGAAGCGCAAGAGCGAGTGGATTGAAGGCCAGGAGACTGAGTCATGA